One window of the Dermacentor andersoni chromosome 10, qqDerAnde1_hic_scaffold, whole genome shotgun sequence genome contains the following:
- the LOC126543582 gene encoding uncharacterized protein, whose amino-acid sequence MIPCSSILPAPPRTSEPRQTASSMLPRCQASDVWADSPELWFAQVEAQFALAHITQDRTRYNCVVAHLDARYANEVRGILAKPPTANIYEHLKTELIRRLPLSENQKVQQLQSAELAERNPLQLIHHMRALAGNVEVQDSFL is encoded by the coding sequence ATGATTCCGTGCAGCAGCATCCTGCCGGCTCCACCGAGGACGTCAGAACCCCGGCAGACGGCATCCAGCATGTTGCCCCGCTGTCAAGCTTCCGACGTTTGGGCCGACTCGCCCGAGCTATGGTTCGCCCAAGTCGAGGCCCAGTTCGCCCTCGCGCACATCACACAAGACCGGACCCGCTACAATTGTGTCGTCGCCCACCTCGATGCCCGCTACGCCAACGAGGTCCGGGGTATCCTTGCCAAACCGCCAACAGCCAACATTTACGAACACCTCAAGACTGAACTCATCCGCCGCCTGCCACTCTCGGAAAACCAGAAGGTGCAACAACTTCAGTCCGCAGAACTTGCCGAGCGTAATCCTTTGCAGCTCATCCACCACATGCGTGCTCTCGCGGGCAACGTGGAAGTCCAGGATTCCTTCCTGTGA